One region of Sulfurisphaera ohwakuensis genomic DNA includes:
- a CDS encoding deoxyhypusine synthase, protein MKREELLVEEIKDLTLEELKEYADFYKILDKVYGFTAESIVRGVKILKDMIKEADLRFLSFTANLVSTGLRGLFADLIKKGYFNVIITTGGTIDHDIARSFGGRYYKGLFEYDDSMLRELEIHRLGNILVPMESYGKVIEDVVRKYINEIVSIKKEWPVYELLWEFGKRISDENSILKAAYEKKVPIIVPGIIDGSFGTNLFIYSQFTQLKLNLFEDMKLIKDLIFSCKKSGALIIGGGISKHHTIWWNQFKDGLDYAIYITTAQEYDGSLSGAKPREAISWNKIKPTSENVVIYGDATIILPILSASLLG, encoded by the coding sequence ATGAAAAGAGAAGAATTACTTGTCGAGGAAATAAAAGATCTAACATTAGAAGAGCTTAAGGAGTATGCAGATTTTTATAAGATATTAGATAAAGTTTATGGGTTTACCGCAGAATCAATAGTTAGAGGAGTAAAGATACTAAAAGATATGATAAAAGAAGCCGATTTACGATTCTTATCTTTTACTGCAAATCTGGTATCTACGGGATTAAGAGGTCTATTTGCTGATCTTATTAAGAAAGGATATTTTAATGTAATAATTACAACAGGAGGTACTATTGATCATGATATAGCTAGAAGTTTCGGCGGGAGGTACTATAAAGGTCTTTTCGAATATGATGATTCTATGCTTAGAGAATTAGAAATTCATAGACTAGGCAATATTCTGGTACCAATGGAAAGTTATGGTAAAGTAATTGAAGACGTAGTAAGAAAATATATAAATGAGATAGTTAGTATAAAGAAGGAATGGCCTGTATATGAGCTTTTATGGGAATTTGGTAAAAGAATAAGTGATGAAAACTCTATACTAAAAGCCGCTTATGAGAAAAAAGTTCCTATTATAGTTCCTGGTATTATTGATGGATCATTTGGAACTAACTTGTTTATATACTCACAATTTACTCAATTAAAGTTAAATCTCTTTGAAGACATGAAACTTATAAAGGATCTAATATTTTCATGTAAAAAGTCCGGTGCTCTTATAATAGGAGGAGGGATAAGTAAGCATCATACAATTTGGTGGAACCAATTTAAAGACGGATTAGATTATGCGATATACATAACTACAGCTCAAGAATATGATGGAAGTCTTAGTGGTGCTAAACCTAGAGAAGCTATATCATGGAATAAGATTAAACCGACAAGCGAAAATGTTGTCATCTATGGAGATGCTACAATTATTTTGCCCATTTTGTCAGCATCTTTATTAGGTTAA
- a CDS encoding DNA topoisomerase IV subunit A, whose translation MSSELTSKVDKEARKKAADTLRQVFVKLIEQINNSEPPTMEIPKRTLGNTIYDEKRKLLLLGEEKLKRSFFDLNESKRFMQTVLMASIIYDALINDEYPTIRDLYYRGKHSIILKDPRGKTYEENTWDEQKESDSVIMDIEVFTSLLREDMLILSKEKGKVVGDMRIRSGNDIIDLSKMGHGAYSIEPTPDLIDFVDINAEFVLVVEKDAVFQQLHRAGFWKQYKAILVTSAGQPDRATRRFVRRLNEELKLPVYILTDADPYGWYIYSVFRIGSISLSYESERLATPNAKFLGVSMTDIFGDSNKKPYLSEQERRNYIIKAKDADIKRATEIKNYQWFKTKAWQHEIEIFLNKKSKLEIEAMASKGLKFLAFQYIPEKIKSKDYVE comes from the coding sequence ATGAGTAGTGAATTAACTTCTAAGGTGGATAAAGAAGCTAGGAAGAAGGCAGCTGACACTCTTAGGCAAGTTTTTGTAAAATTAATTGAGCAAATAAATAACTCTGAACCTCCAACTATGGAAATTCCAAAGAGAACTCTTGGCAATACTATTTATGATGAAAAGAGAAAGCTACTTCTTTTAGGCGAAGAGAAATTAAAGAGAAGTTTCTTCGATCTTAATGAGTCTAAAAGATTTATGCAAACAGTACTTATGGCTAGTATAATATACGATGCACTTATTAACGATGAATATCCAACAATACGTGATCTATATTATAGAGGTAAACATTCTATTATATTAAAGGATCCTAGAGGTAAAACTTATGAAGAAAATACATGGGATGAGCAAAAGGAGTCAGATAGTGTAATAATGGATATTGAGGTATTTACGTCCTTGCTTAGGGAAGATATGCTTATTCTAAGTAAGGAGAAAGGTAAAGTTGTCGGTGATATGAGAATCAGAAGTGGAAACGACATAATTGATTTAAGCAAAATGGGTCATGGTGCATATTCTATTGAGCCAACCCCAGATTTAATAGATTTTGTAGATATTAATGCTGAATTTGTATTAGTAGTTGAGAAAGATGCTGTATTTCAACAGCTTCATAGGGCAGGATTCTGGAAACAATATAAAGCCATTTTAGTTACAAGTGCAGGACAGCCAGATAGAGCTACAAGAAGATTCGTAAGAAGACTGAATGAAGAACTAAAATTACCGGTTTATATTTTAACCGATGCAGATCCATACGGATGGTATATTTATAGTGTTTTTAGAATAGGATCTATTTCGTTATCATACGAAAGTGAAAGACTTGCTACTCCTAATGCGAAGTTCCTTGGAGTCTCAATGACTGATATTTTTGGCGATAGCAATAAAAAACCGTATCTATCAGAGCAAGAAAGAAGAAACTATATTATAAAAGCCAAAGATGCTGATATAAAAAGAGCTACTGAAATAAAGAACTATCAATGGTTTAAGACTAAGGCATGGCAACATGAAATAGAGATCTTTCTTAATAAAAAGTCTAAGTTAGAAATAGAAGCTATGGCGAGTAAGGGATTAAAATTCTTAGCGTTTCAATACATTCCAGAGAAAATTAAATCAAAAGATTATGTTGAGTGA
- a CDS encoding DNA topoisomerase VI subunit B: MSSEKFTSISPAEFFKRNPELAGFSNPARALYQTVRELVENALDATDVHNILPSIKIIIELVDPQKQIYKVNVEDNGIGIPPHIVPNAFGKVLYSSKYVLRQTRGMYGLGVKAAVLYSQMYQERPVEVVTSPINSKRIYFFKLKIDVVKNEPIILQRTSVVNEKNWHGTSVTLYLYADWQRAKQKIYEYVKKTYIISPYAEFFFKDPDNNVIYYKRLTDKIPEPPKEVKPHPYGVDIELIKFMIVKKDKPVPVRDFLINEFQSIGDVTADKILEMAKLPKDKKTTELTDEEISRLVEVMKKFDDFRPPSAEALSVIGEDLIKLGLKSIFNPEFAEAITRKPKAYQGHPFIVEAGIAYGGAIQPSPEPIVLRYANKIPLIYDEKSDVIWKVVTEEMDWKRYGIEEEQPPLVVMVHLCSTKVPYRSAGKESIADVEEIEKEIKLALMDVARKLKKYITEKRKEEEAKKRLITYLKYIPEVSRGLALFLVGGDKQKIGDAYSDLREKLLKIALNKLEVNDKKLEEEIRNYKVEEL, from the coding sequence ATGTCATCTGAGAAGTTTACTAGTATTTCTCCTGCTGAATTCTTTAAAAGGAATCCAGAGTTGGCTGGTTTTAGTAATCCTGCAAGAGCCTTATATCAAACAGTCAGAGAATTAGTAGAAAATGCATTAGACGCAACTGACGTCCATAATATTTTACCTTCAATTAAGATAATAATCGAGTTAGTAGATCCTCAGAAGCAAATATACAAGGTTAATGTAGAAGATAATGGAATTGGTATCCCTCCTCATATAGTTCCTAATGCTTTTGGTAAAGTTCTTTATAGCTCTAAATATGTTTTAAGGCAAACAAGAGGTATGTATGGGCTCGGAGTTAAAGCAGCAGTTCTATATAGTCAAATGTATCAAGAAAGGCCAGTAGAAGTAGTCACTTCCCCTATAAATTCTAAAAGAATTTATTTCTTTAAATTAAAAATTGATGTAGTTAAAAATGAGCCTATAATTTTACAAAGGACTTCGGTAGTTAATGAGAAGAATTGGCATGGTACTTCCGTTACACTTTATTTATATGCTGACTGGCAAAGAGCAAAACAAAAGATTTATGAATATGTAAAGAAAACGTACATTATTTCACCTTATGCCGAATTCTTTTTCAAAGATCCAGATAATAATGTAATTTACTATAAGAGATTAACAGATAAGATACCAGAACCTCCTAAAGAAGTTAAGCCTCACCCTTACGGTGTGGATATTGAACTAATAAAATTCATGATTGTTAAGAAAGATAAGCCAGTCCCAGTTAGAGATTTTCTGATTAACGAGTTTCAAAGCATAGGTGATGTTACAGCGGATAAAATATTAGAGATGGCTAAGCTTCCCAAAGATAAGAAGACAACCGAATTAACTGACGAAGAAATTTCCAGATTAGTTGAGGTAATGAAGAAGTTTGATGATTTTAGACCCCCTTCAGCAGAAGCCCTTTCAGTTATAGGAGAAGATTTAATTAAATTAGGATTAAAAAGTATATTTAACCCAGAATTTGCAGAAGCTATTACAAGAAAACCTAAAGCGTATCAAGGACATCCTTTCATAGTAGAGGCTGGTATAGCTTATGGCGGGGCAATACAGCCATCTCCAGAGCCAATAGTATTAAGATACGCTAATAAAATACCATTAATTTATGATGAAAAATCAGATGTTATTTGGAAAGTTGTTACAGAAGAAATGGACTGGAAAAGATACGGAATAGAGGAAGAACAACCTCCGCTAGTAGTTATGGTACATTTGTGCAGTACAAAAGTTCCTTATAGGAGCGCTGGTAAAGAAAGTATTGCTGATGTTGAAGAAATAGAGAAAGAAATAAAACTTGCCCTAATGGATGTAGCTAGAAAATTAAAGAAATACATAACAGAGAAAAGGAAAGAAGAAGAGGCAAAAAAACGTCTTATTACTTACCTAAAATATATCCCAGAAGTTAGTAGAGGGCTAGCTCTATTCTTAGTAGGAGGAGATAAACAGAAAATAGGAGACGCATATTCAGATTTGAGAGAAAAACTACTTAAAATAGCGTTGAATAAACTTGAGGTAAACGATAAAAAATTAGAGGAGGAAATACGTAATTATAAAGTAGAGGAGTTATGA
- a CDS encoding signal recognition particle protein Srp54, with protein MLDNLKDAVRKFLGSSNYDKAVNDFIKELQISLIKSDVNVKLVSNLTQKIKDRLEKEKPPTAIERREWFISIVYDELSKLFGGDINPEITPKKIPYVIMLVGVQGSGKTTTAGKLALFYKKKGYKVGLVAADVYRPAAYDQLVQIGKQINVPVYGEPNNTDAVGIAKRGVEKFLSEKYDIIIVDTAGRHGYGEEVKLLEEMKNMYSEIKPDEVILVIDASIGQKAYDLASRFHQASPIGSIIVTKMDGTAKGGGALSAVAATGAVIKFIGTGEKLDELEVFNPRRFVSRILGMGDIESIIEKIKGMEEYEQIQKKMEEVMSGKAKLTLRDIYKQLIALRKMGPLNKILQMLPGFGVFSQIPEEQLKLGEEKIKKFLVIMNSMTYKELDNPSIIDKSRIRRIAKGSGASPEEVKELLKQYQVTNNLLKMVKRRKGLAKLFEDRNSK; from the coding sequence TTGTTAGATAATTTAAAAGATGCAGTTAGAAAATTTTTAGGTTCCTCTAATTATGATAAAGCAGTAAATGACTTTATAAAGGAACTTCAAATTTCTTTAATTAAATCAGATGTAAATGTAAAACTTGTAAGTAATTTAACACAAAAAATAAAAGACAGACTTGAAAAAGAAAAACCACCCACAGCAATAGAGAGAAGAGAATGGTTTATCTCTATTGTATATGATGAATTATCTAAATTATTTGGTGGTGATATAAACCCAGAAATCACGCCTAAGAAGATTCCTTATGTGATAATGTTAGTAGGTGTTCAAGGAAGTGGTAAAACTACAACAGCAGGTAAATTAGCTCTATTTTATAAGAAAAAAGGATATAAAGTTGGATTGGTTGCCGCTGATGTATATAGACCAGCAGCATATGACCAATTGGTCCAGATAGGTAAACAAATAAATGTTCCAGTATATGGAGAGCCAAATAATACAGATGCCGTTGGGATAGCAAAAAGAGGAGTTGAGAAGTTCCTATCTGAAAAATACGATATTATTATTGTTGATACAGCTGGTAGACATGGATATGGTGAGGAAGTAAAACTTTTAGAAGAAATGAAAAATATGTATAGTGAGATTAAACCAGATGAAGTAATCTTGGTAATAGATGCTTCAATAGGTCAAAAAGCCTATGATTTGGCTTCTAGATTTCATCAAGCAAGTCCCATAGGGTCAATTATAGTAACAAAAATGGACGGAACGGCTAAAGGTGGTGGAGCTCTTTCTGCTGTAGCTGCTACTGGTGCTGTTATAAAATTCATAGGTACTGGAGAAAAATTAGATGAGCTAGAAGTCTTTAATCCGCGAAGATTTGTTTCACGTATCTTAGGAATGGGAGACATAGAGAGCATTATAGAAAAAATCAAGGGAATGGAAGAATATGAGCAGATTCAAAAGAAAATGGAAGAGGTTATGAGTGGAAAAGCCAAATTGACCTTAAGAGATATTTACAAGCAATTAATAGCTCTAAGAAAGATGGGTCCTTTAAATAAGATTTTGCAAATGTTACCAGGCTTTGGAGTTTTTTCTCAAATTCCAGAAGAACAATTGAAATTAGGAGAAGAGAAGATTAAGAAATTTCTTGTAATTATGAACTCTATGACATATAAAGAGTTAGATAATCCTTCAATAATAGATAAATCTAGAATAAGAAGAATAGCAAAAGGTTCTGGTGCTTCGCCAGAGGAAGTAAAGGAATTATTAAAGCAATATCAAGTAACTAATAATTTGTTAAAAATGGTTAAGAGGAGAAAAGGTCTTGCAAAACTTTTTGAAGACAGAAATTCTAAGTAA
- a CDS encoding translation initiation factor IF-5A codes for MSIQYTTVGDLKVGNYVVIDGEPCRVVEISKAKTGKHGSAKANIVAIGLFTGQKRTLMAPVDQQVEVPIIEKHIGQILADKGDTITIMDMENYETFDIEKPTDADIVDKIRPGAEVEYWEIMGRKKIVRVK; via the coding sequence ATGAGCATTCAATACACGACTGTAGGTGATCTAAAGGTAGGTAATTATGTAGTTATTGATGGTGAACCTTGTAGAGTAGTTGAGATAAGTAAGGCCAAAACTGGAAAACATGGAAGCGCTAAAGCTAATATCGTTGCGATAGGTCTTTTCACTGGTCAAAAAAGAACATTAATGGCACCAGTAGATCAACAAGTAGAAGTTCCGATAATTGAAAAACATATAGGTCAAATTTTGGCTGATAAAGGTGATACAATTACGATTATGGATATGGAAAATTATGAGACATTTGACATAGAAAAACCAACAGATGCAGATATAGTTGATAAAATTAGGCCAGGAGCAGAGGTAGAGTATTGGGAAATTATGGGTAGAAAGAAAATTGTTAGGGTAAAGTAA
- a CDS encoding RtcB family protein, with amino-acid sequence MSQVTIKRVNTYEWRIDKGTQECMKVPVTVFADDVLIEKMKQDLTLKQAMNVACLQGVQESVYVLPDGHQGYGFPIGGIAATAIDEEGVVSPGGIGYDINCGVRLLRTNLDYKDVKDKLRDLVEEIYRNVPSGVGSEGKVKLSFQQLDNVLAEGVRWAVDNGYGWEKDMEHIEQHGSWDLADPSKVSPIAKQRGHTQLGTLGAGNHFLEIQVVDKIYDPEVAKALGITHEGQVTVMVHTGSRGLGHQVASDYLQIMERAMKKYNITVPDRELAAIPFNTREAQDYIHAMASAANFAWTNRQMISHWVRESFGKVFHVDPEKLDLSIIYDVAHNIAKIEEYDINGKRKKVLVHRKGATRAFPPGSPEIPVDHRNIGQVVLIPGSMGTASYVMVGIPEGRRTWYTAPHGAGRWMSREAAVRNYPVNSVVQNLEQKGIVIRAATRRVVSEEAPGAYKDVDRVAKVAHEVKIAKLVVRLRPIGVTKG; translated from the coding sequence ATGTCACAAGTTACGATAAAACGAGTAAATACTTATGAATGGCGTATTGATAAAGGAACGCAAGAGTGTATGAAGGTACCAGTTACAGTCTTTGCAGATGATGTACTTATAGAAAAAATGAAACAAGATCTTACTTTGAAACAAGCAATGAATGTTGCATGTTTGCAAGGTGTTCAAGAGTCTGTTTATGTCTTACCAGATGGGCATCAGGGTTATGGATTTCCTATTGGGGGCATAGCTGCAACAGCAATTGATGAAGAAGGGGTTGTGAGTCCAGGAGGTATAGGATATGATATTAACTGTGGAGTTAGACTTCTTAGAACTAATTTGGATTATAAAGATGTAAAAGATAAGCTTAGAGATCTTGTTGAAGAGATTTATAGAAATGTACCTAGCGGAGTAGGAAGTGAAGGAAAAGTAAAATTGTCTTTCCAGCAGTTAGATAATGTACTGGCTGAAGGTGTGAGATGGGCTGTGGATAACGGATATGGCTGGGAAAAAGATATGGAACATATAGAACAACATGGTAGTTGGGATTTAGCTGATCCTTCAAAGGTTAGTCCTATAGCTAAGCAAAGAGGACATACTCAGTTAGGTACTTTAGGCGCGGGAAATCACTTTCTTGAGATTCAAGTGGTTGATAAAATATATGATCCAGAGGTTGCTAAAGCGTTAGGAATTACCCATGAAGGACAAGTAACTGTAATGGTTCATACTGGTTCTAGGGGATTAGGTCATCAAGTAGCTAGTGATTATTTACAAATTATGGAAAGAGCTATGAAGAAATATAATATAACAGTACCAGATAGAGAATTAGCAGCAATTCCATTTAATACAAGGGAAGCTCAAGACTATATTCATGCGATGGCATCAGCAGCAAATTTTGCTTGGACTAATAGGCAGATGATTTCACATTGGGTTAGAGAAAGCTTTGGAAAAGTTTTTCATGTAGACCCAGAAAAATTAGATTTAAGCATAATATATGATGTTGCTCACAATATTGCTAAAATAGAAGAATATGATATTAATGGAAAGAGAAAGAAAGTTTTGGTTCATAGAAAAGGGGCTACAAGAGCTTTTCCACCTGGTAGCCCAGAAATTCCAGTAGATCATAGGAATATTGGTCAAGTAGTTTTAATTCCCGGTAGTATGGGTACTGCAAGTTATGTTATGGTTGGAATTCCAGAAGGTAGAAGGACATGGTATACTGCCCCTCATGGTGCTGGTAGATGGATGTCAAGAGAGGCCGCTGTACGTAATTATCCAGTAAATTCAGTTGTACAGAATCTGGAGCAAAAAGGAATAGTTATAAGAGCTGCTACTAGAAGAGTAGTTTCTGAAGAAGCTCCTGGAGCTTATAAAGATGTAGATAGAGTAGCTAAAGTAGCTCATGAGGTAAAAATAGCTAAACTAGTTGTAAGATTAAGACCAATAGGTGTTACTAAAGGATGA